The following is a genomic window from Hyalangium gracile.
AGGGCTCTCCCTCCGTCGTGGCGCTCGGGCCCGGCGGGCGCATCCTGACCGGACACGCCGCCCGGGGGCAGCAGGCCGCCAACCCCGCGCTGGCCGTGTGGGGCATCAAGGGGCTGCTGTCCGCGCCGTACGGGGACCGGAAGGTGAAGTGGCTGTACGACCAGCTCCGCTGCAAGGTGGTGCGGGGTGACGACGGGCTGCCCGCGGTGGTGCTCGGGGACCGGACGTTCGCCGCGCGGGAGCTGGCGGCGCTGATCCTGCTCGAGGCCCGGGAGCGCGCGCAGAACTTCCTGCGCCAGCCCGTCTACCGCGTGGTGCTGACGCTGCCTCCCGTGCGCAAGGAAGACCCGCTGCCGCAGATCATGTCGGCGGCCGCCGGGCTGGCCGGGATGCACGTGGAGCGCACCATCTCCGAGCCTACCGCCGTGGCGCTGGGCGCCTTCGGCAAGCACAAGGGCAAGCCCGAGCGCACCGCCATGGTGTGCGACTGGGGCGGAGGCCGCGTCCAGGTGTCGCTCGTGCGCTACGCGGCGCGGCAGTGCCAGGTGCTGGGCAGCGAGGGCAACGTGGCCCTGTGCGGCGCCGAGCTGGACAAGCGCGTGCTGGACCTGCTGCTGCGCAAGCTCCCCACGGGCGTGAGGGTGGCCGGGGACGCGAACAACCCCGCCGCGCTCTACCGGGTGGCGAGCGCCGCCGAGTACGCGAAGATCCTGCTGTCCACGCAGACGGAGACGCGCGTGCGCGTGCCCTTCGCCGCCACCGTGAACAACCAGGTGGGCGACTTCGATGTGATGCTCTCCCGGCAG
Proteins encoded in this region:
- a CDS encoding Hsp70 family protein; this encodes MTQAPTHVTDCALDRVRPPEASTRAAGPVIAIDLGTTNCRVAAIQGYNPVCIPSERMEGSPSVVALGPGGRILTGHAARGQQAANPALAVWGIKGLLSAPYGDRKVKWLYDQLRCKVVRGDDGLPAVVLGDRTFAARELAALILLEARERAQNFLRQPVYRVVLTLPPVRKEDPLPQIMSAAAGLAGMHVERTISEPTAVALGAFGKHKGKPERTAMVCDWGGGRVQVSLVRYAARQCQVLGSEGNVALCGAELDKRVLDLLLRKLPTGVRVAGDANNPAALYRVASAAEYAKILLSTQTETRVRVPFAATVNNQVGDFDVMLSRQELEGLAKPLVDAALKMCEQVLSQKTMFPGDVDEVLMVGEQCRMPLFQQRAKEFFVGVPIYVDEPGPSVVLSAARLGSSTSTPPPSSTAPRR